Genomic DNA from Gossypium hirsutum isolate 1008001.06 chromosome A01, Gossypium_hirsutum_v2.1, whole genome shotgun sequence:
GAGATAAAGATCAGGAAATGAGAAGTAATTTTCAAGGAAATTCGAAGGAAGATTCAATCAGTTCGGGAATTCCGGGAAATGACAACCAGTTTCACTTCTCGATATACAAATGGGCAAACAAAGGAGGCTTACCATTTCCCATTCCTCTAAGAGGAAATTATAGACTAAAAGAAAAGGATAAACTGCAGAGATGCTCAAGTGCTAACGGTTGGATAGCTTGTGAAAGTATAGCAATGGAACCAAAAGCAAACTTGCATAATAATTTCAACTCAACTGATAAATTGTCATCACATGACATGAATGAACATGGATCTCCTAATGATATGAGGAACAAAGACGATGAACCTGTTCAAATTATCGAGGAAGAAACATATAAGCCTCCACGGAAGCCGCAGAATTTGTTTTTCGACAATGAAGATGTCAATGAACAAGGTATGTCATAGTGAAGATGGTATGTTTTGGTGCTGCTGTGCTTGTTCTTATGCTGATTTTCTTCGACATATGCAGGCCATGATGAGATAATAAAAAATGCTGAAACATctgaaaagaaagagaagaagttGTCTGAAAATCTTGATGGTAAAAGCGTTAAGAAACAGGATAAGAACAAAACGGCTACTTCCAACAATGTGGGAACCAGTACAATGAATGTTAAAAGTTCTCCTAGGAACTCTTGGGATAATGGAAAAGGCAGAATTAGAGGAAATGTCAAagaattcattaaaattttcaaccaGGAAACTTCCCCGAAACCAAGAGCCGATAATCATAGCTCTAGACCGAAGCAAAGACATAATGTAAAGCCAGAGACGGAACCAAATATTAGTACGAGTGAAAAGGATGAAAAATTTTACATGCCTAACTTGCAACACAAGAAAAAATCTCCAGATGTTCCTGTTGGCAATCAAATTAATACCAATGGCTCATCAAAAGCTACCGGTTAGTTTATTTGGTTTTTCTTAACTAAATACAAAGGAGTAAGGCTCATTACATAACGTGAACTGCTAAAAAGTATCCTTTTTTCTCACTATGTTTACATCATTTGACCTTTCTTTCAATTAGTACACCATGAATTTTCAAATGTTCAATACTAATTTTCCACTTACTCTATGTTGGCATCAGTTTCTGATGGCTCCAAGACAATTGCTGAAGATCCAACAGAGTCATCTGAGATCAACTTTTCGGTATGTATGTCATACATGATTTCACTTCATATCTATCCGAGTATATAACAGTTGAAATTTGAAGTTATATGGTATTGGCTGAATCTCTAATGAACTGCTCTACTTTGGGTGATGAACAGATAGAAGACCTGACACCAGAAGAAGAGAAAGTTTTGCCACAACatggcattgattatgaagaaATACAGGTAACAAATACTACACCAAAAGTAGCTTTATACATATTGACAAACACCCATGTTGCTTCACATTACTTCATTGTAATGCAGGCCATTGATGCTAAAATACGGCAATGGTCAAATGGGAAACAAGGAAATATCCGTTCACTGCTGTCAACCTTACAATACGTAAGTAGTAATATATTCAACTTCAATCACCAGTATTTTCCCACATCTTAAGAGGGTGTGACCACCATGGATAAATGGGAAGAAATATGGGTTGAGGGTAATGTAAACAAGTTTGGCTTTTTGTGTGTAAACCAGGTACTTTGGGCTGATAGTGGTTGGAAACCAGTGCCTCTTTCTGATATAATTGAAGGAAGAACAGTTAAGAAATCATACCAAAAAGCTCTACTCTGTCTTCATCCAGATAAACTACAACAGAAGGGTGCTGCCCCTTATAAAAAGTACACTGCAGAGAAAGTCTTCGATATTCTGCAGGTAATTTATATTTTCTTCTCCTTTGGGTTGCAGAAAATGAATATACCGCATCTAAAACACCTACTCCAGTCCCAGAAACATAGATTCTTATTACCAAGTTGTCTTTCATATGGGTAATTCTGTGTGATAATAGAAGTAAAAGCTAAGAAATTTGTCCCTGGAGTTGGTGTTGGCCTACCAAATCTGTTTGATACATATGATCAATTATTGTACTTCAAACAATCCTCCAAGTTTAAACAAATGGACAAACGCTCCCAGACAGACCATGCATGAACTGTCACAGGCAGAAATTTTCTACATATGGGATGACTGGTTGTTTGCCCACATTTCGACTTATAGGACAGAAACCCTAACTGCAACTTATCACTGTGCTGGTCCAAACCTTTAAGTATCCTTGTGTGATACATATATAGGACACTTTCGAAAGTCCTTCACATATATTTCCTCATATCCAACACCCGCATGCGAATATGAATAACAAACACGTGGTTAAAACGTGAGCTGTCTTATATCATACTATTTTCCATGTTactatgttttaaaaaaataatctatcACTATGAGTTGCAAGGCAAATTTGGTTTCAGTTCAGACAATACAATGTCTGATTCACCTCTTGCCATTTCAGGATGCATGGGATCAGTT
This window encodes:
- the LOC107916783 gene encoding J domain-containing protein required for chloroplast accumulation response 1, producing MDSNSDFDDVFGGPPRRSSVQETRYSFCENMESSSGFRTSDETVVAPRDSWSGLSEKPVFGEEGMMVNRRRYSKNDFFGDIFGGSQSLTSSPRKYEMKDPFAPVSQLLSPCRPLPPKAEPFATSAPSQFSLPAKLNKGTDLGDPVSKSKEWSLNGSSNYAYSPMSRFSGQANRDKDQEMRSNFQGNSKEDSISSGIPGNDNQFHFSIYKWANKGGLPFPIPLRGNYRLKEKDKLQRCSSANGWIACESIAMEPKANLHNNFNSTDKLSSHDMNEHGSPNDMRNKDDEPVQIIEEETYKPPRKPQNLFFDNEDVNEQGHDEIIKNAETSEKKEKKLSENLDGKSVKKQDKNKTATSNNVGTSTMNVKSSPRNSWDNGKGRIRGNVKEFIKIFNQETSPKPRADNHSSRPKQRHNVKPETEPNISTSEKDEKFYMPNLQHKKKSPDVPVGNQINTNGSSKATVSDGSKTIAEDPTESSEINFSIEDLTPEEEKVLPQHGIDYEEIQAIDAKIRQWSNGKQGNIRSLLSTLQYVLWADSGWKPVPLSDIIEGRTVKKSYQKALLCLHPDKLQQKGAAPYKKYTAEKVFDILQDAWDQFNALGSI